TTATCCTTATTTCTTTATTAAGTTCTGGGAGAAATTAGTGGGTTATATAACTATGACTGTgcagaaaaagttaaaaatttCAGAGGAAAATACTCTTTTCAACTACATACCTAAAGCAATACGGAATTTGACAACCGGACAACGTAAATGCATTCCTTGTGCCCTTATTATGTCCAAAAGACTGATATTAATGCGCTGGAATGATTAAGTGTACAGCTCCATTGAATCAATGGCTTGAATATATGACTATACTTGCAACTTATGAATGGATGCCTTACAAACGTAGAATTTGCATGGAGAAgtataatgatatttggaatgcattaatacaaaatataagtttaaaataaactgcaTTTGGATAATAACAATGCCTATGTATTAGATAAGTATTTAAGTATATATGTACATAACAATACCTATGTATTAGTTAAGTACAATTGTACATATGCATATGTATATAAgtatatattttctttctccctcccttttctaTTCTTTTGTTGTTCAACTgaactgttctttaaaaaataataagtaaAAATAACACTCAGCAAATGTAAGTTGTAAATACAGTTGTTGTAAAAAAACACTATACTGTACCATGAACAGGCAGTTCATTTACATCTCACAACAATGCAAAACTAAAAAAATGACACATTTATatagaaaccacagagcctagggcttgccattcagaaggtcggtggtttgaatccccgcgacggggtgagctcctgttgctcgatcccagctcctgcccacctagcagttcgaaagcacatcaaagtgcaagtagataaataggtaccgctccggcaggaaggtaaacggcgtttccatgcactgctctggttcaccagaagcagcttagtcatactggccacatgaaccagaaaaactgtttgcggacaaacgccggctccctcggcctgtaaagcgagaagagcgccgcaactccagagtcggacacgactggtcctaatggtcagaggtccctttacctttacctttatactaagAAAAAGTACAATTTCTGAGAGCAAGCTCTATTTTTATTACTATACTATATTCTGTTGTGGTGGCACAGTATGTACACACCCAGTTCTACAGAAGGCTACTGTATACATCTCAAGTTACAAAAAACAGCATTGTTGTTATTCCTTCTTGCACTTTCCAAGTGACACCACAAGAGGTCAGATGAGGAACCTCCAGCTAAACCTCTCTGCCGCTTATCTTCCCTCTCCACTTAGGACCACAGGAGTCCCTCAACACCTCAGAAACCATCCCCTGAACTTCCTTCCTAATGGACCCCGAGTAGAGTGCTGATTTTTGCAATCCAGCTGGGCTACAAAAGTTATCCTAAATGAAAGTTGGCCCCTTTTCTCATGTCAATCTGATTcaaatacatcattttcaatttagCAATAATAAATCAAAGAATTTTTGAAAAGAGAATTTTACCATTATCAAAAGCCCAAAGGAAATCTGCAAGAGATGTTCTTACCTTCAAAATCCTTCTCAACCTTGCCCTATTCTTATCTCTCTTATATTGAAATACATCCCTTCCTGTAAGCTTTTATTGTCAAGCTGCACCACTCAAAACTGTCTGTAGGTCTCCAACTGCCACAAAAGGTTCCACCCTTCCCTCTCATTGCTCCTTCTGTCTAAAACTACCCCCAAAACATCCCCATATGACTAAGTTCCTCCTGAAAAGTTTCAAGTTTCCACGTAACCTTTGGGAAAAGCAACACATTATTGTAATTAAGTCAAAATGTGTTATCGACACAATTGCATATTTCTCCCCTGTTCATTCCTCATTTCATTCCCAACAACCACCTTTCCTTCGTTTCCCAAATCTACTGTGAGCCACTTGGGAGAGGGGACTATGTACTTCAACAGTGCTATTTAAATAGTTAAAATGGTATATACTgtaattcaaaaaataaaatgggggggacTTGTCCTCTTTCCCAAAATTCTAAATATTAGTCAAAATATGGAAATTAGGTCCAACGAAGCTTAAAATCATTTGTGCCATTTCCCCTTTAATTCATGTACAAGGGATAAATTTAAGGATTCCTGTGTTATCTCTTCTTCTCCAAAGTTCAAAGAACGGTAGCCAACCACAGGCATCTTTTGTGTATATCCTGAAAAGGAATTTTTTCACATTGCTACCTTTACTTATCCGCCCCACCCCCATTCTACCCTCTTCCGGGTCCCAAAAGATCTGCAGGTCAATTGCACGTatgcaaaatggtcactgcctgtatcCAAAAGGTAGTTTTGATACTATACGATGCTACACTGAAatctttaaatatataataataataatttattatttatatcctgcgcatccggctgggttttcccagctactctgggtggctcccaacggaatattaaaaacacaataaaacatcaaacattaaaaactcccctaaacagggttgccttcagatgtcttctaaaagtcagatagtttgtttatttcctcgacatctgatgggagggagttccacagggcgggtgccactacacagaaagacctctgcctggttAAATGTTTCTTTacttgtccttgaatcttccagcCACACTTGCCACCCTTTCCTGCTACACCAGTGTAGTGTGccacacaccctttgagaaccactctACTACACTGCCTAAACTTTGACAGATTGCATAAAAACATTAATGTTAAGCTAAGCTACAATGTGAACTTCAAAAGTAATCCTTAAACTGTACAGTACTGCAAAAAGTCAGCAGCCATGCTTTTcttctacaaaaaaaaatatgtgctgATACTGCAtagccttgagtacccccagaaaaagacGTTCTCACTAAGAttgctttacaaaacaaaattttaaaatcttAGCAGTGTCATTAATAATTTCCCCCCTTACTCTTCTAAGCTCCACTTCCGCTCCCCATCCCCAAAAGGAAAACTATGACCCAACAAATCACAAagccctggggaaacaaacaatagAGAACAGTAAGGTAACAAGATTCCTCATGTGGGTTCAGTGGCAAAGCCTATAGAGAAGTAACGCAGCATCTCCTTGGCCCTAGCCCCTGAGTCAGTATAGCAATCCCTGGCTCCTGTAGGAACCCCATAATACCCAATTTCTTTGTGTCACATTGATAAAAGTCTGTTTCCAAATATAAAGACAACATATTTCGCCGCTGATTACTTTCCCGGCTTTCAACCTACCCAGTTGAGTTTTAAGATTAAGTGGAAGCTTTAACAGGTTCGCATTTCAATCTAGACTTCGTTTCAAATGCACCTGGTATGGGGGGAAAAATTTAGACGTAAAAAAATTAATCCGATGTAAACATGCATATTATACAGAGCTCGTTCCATCGCCTCCAATGGCAGAGACTCAGCTCCCCGCCCTCCTAacatttccctttaaattttagCATCCATCGCAGATTGGCCACGCGGGGGCTCCCCTCTGGCCATCCATTGGCTGCATTTCCTTCCGAGCTCTCATTGGCTCATTGGCATTCTAGTAGGGAGCTCCGATTGGCCTCCTCTCCAGCCTTATGCCGTCACACCTGCCCGCCGGCCGCTTtcgccggggctgatgggaattgtagtctaatgGGGGCAATCAAACCCCGCGTGCTTCCGCCtcacgctgggggggggggcggagcccGTAGAGCTATGAAAATTGCAGGTGCGCGCAGAGCGTGCGCAACCAGCAGAGATATATAGTGTCCAATAGAGCCATAAAATAAAACCGAACCCCCATTTCATCTGAATGTGAGCACTGACGAGCGGAGACAAGACACTTCACCATCCCTAACTCCGCCTCTCTGCGGCGGGAACCCCATTTGCCGTCGGGCATTAGCGAGAGGCGCTCAGTTTTAAACGGCCGTTGCTCCCTGAGGTAAAACGGGAAAGTGGAGAAGGCAAAGGACGACGGGATTGGGAGTCGCGGGGAGAAGGAACACGACTTCCGGTTCCGGAACCTGCCGCCGGCTTCCGCGATGGCGCCTTACCCGGTTGGGCCGCTTCTCAGGTGCGagctgctctctctttttctcttccctcaGCCTCGGCGCGTCTCTGCTGCCGCTTCCCGAGGGACGAATGTCTGAGACATTTACCCTGCGGGAAAGACGCCATTGCAACGCCTGACgtatcgagttggaagggaccctgagggtcatctagtccagccccctgcaatgcaggaaggtcagctaaagcatccatggcaggcaggcagtcatctaacttctgcttaaaaccctTCCAAGGGAGGAGATGAAACAATTTGCGAAGGGGGTCTGTCCCACCGCCCAGCGGCTCTTGCTGccagaaaattattcctgatgttgagtcggaacatctcctttcttctaaccgGAAGCCATTGGTCCTccggcagagcaggagaaaacaagcttgttcgtgtttttacatgtgacagcccttgagatgtttgaagatgtCTATCCTATCTcctgtcagtctcctctttcccaggcgaAACAtaacccagctccctcaaccgttcctcataaggcttggtttccagaccccttgaTCCATCTTGGTCTATGACGTACCAGGAGAAAACAAAAAGGGTTAATGGAAATGGTACCAAGGAAGGAGTTctttagtttttgttgttgttgttggcatctgtctgactGACAATCTGTGGAGGaacacacttttttgggggggtgaagttTAAcctttggagagttacagtgcctgctgtggctgtagaaactgatACGGGAggtacatgttttgttgcagctggggcagaggaaggcggcCAATGGAGctgatgcagatgcaccatggcgtttcttctctctgcgctcctccaaGCAGTCATTCCTTCTCCGGTCACTTCTGTAGATACACGACCTGTCACTTGGCActgtggtcgtctgcaagggatttcccacacagcagggttAAATTTGCCAGCTTTCGTGTTTTTACAACGCAGAGTTGTTCTGCCAAAAAGTTTACATAATAATTATTAAAGTTATGTAGTGCCCTTCACCTGTGGTTCACAGcagaaaaaatgcaaaatgagaatacaaaatacataataaagcagaaacagaaacaaaccaataaccaccacccccacacacatttaaaaagccatagaatgttattcctgcaggaggttggactaaaaagtccttggggttccttccaactctgcagtatTATGACTCTCAGCcttggccatcactgctgtagACTCATCCTCTCTTCATTTATGTCTAGTGCAGCCCTTATTTGCCTGTTCTGGCCGGTCCATAAAAAGTTGATGGCAGGTGCGAGAGACTTCTGAGCCGAATGTATCCAAAGCATGAATGGGAAGCAAAATACTTCGTACAGTTGACAGGCTCTTCCGTTTCCCCTTCAGTTTGGGCTTCATCCATgtagatagggttgccataacAAAAACAATTACCTGTTTTCATATGGAAACAAACATTGGCTCTCTTTGCTGAACTTCTTTATAGTTTTCAGAATTGTCACTATAATtccacttccctccccctctcatttcagATTGCTGTACTCATTGGCTTTCCCTGCCATGTTACTAAGTGGATTTTTATGTGTCTGTCTGCTCCTGCTCCTGTTTGGTTTACGACTATGGCTCcagcaaaggaaaaaacaacaaattcCATCAGGGCGAGATGGGAAAAGGCCACTTGTGGTTGCATTTTTTCATCCATACTGCAATGCAGGGGGAGGAGGCGAAAGAGTATTGTGGTGTGCTATAAAAGCACTACAGAAAAAGTAAGTATGCATTTCACTTTTCGTACAGtgatgtttgtttattgcattaaTTCCTCATTTACTTAAAGCAATGGTTGCATTCACACATTATGCTAAAACCATAGTTAGCACTGCCTTTACCAGTTCGCTGattagggctgatgagagttgtagcccaaaacatttggaggacaccaggttggcaagggCTGGTTTAACACTATGTGAACAAGTTATAACAAGCAAACTTCAAATCATAGCTTATGAAGCTGGCATGTTAAACTACaattgtttgtttaaaacaaatatcCCAGATTTGAACACAATACTAAGTTAGGATTCTTTAAAAGTGAAGTCATCAGAAGTCCAGGGAAAAACAGAGTGCACGAGCCTCACATAATTGGGGCTTATTCAAGTTCATCCATactgataaaccatggtttagtgttaaaTGTGCTTGTGGTCAATGAAAATGACAAGCTGGGGGTTGATAAGATGAAACTCCTCAGTTAAAATCTGTTTTCCCTTGCGGTTactgtttgcttttcattttttattttcttataccTGTATTGCATCTTTGGTCTGTTGTccttaaatatgtgtgtgtgtgtgtgtgtgtgtatatatatatgctgctgttgttgttgttcagttgtttagtcgtgtcccactcttcgtgaccccatggaccagagcatgccaggcacgcctgtctttcactgcctcccgcaagtGAAACTCtcccaagaacaagcttagttggtctctaaggtgctactggaaggatttttgttatttttttattttgttttgttcccgcagtttggtccgactcatgttagtagcttcgagaacactgtccaaccacctcatcctctgtcgtccccttctccttgtgccctcaatctttcccaacatcagggtcttttccagggagtcttctcttctcatgaggtggccaaagtactggagcctcagcttcaggatctgtccttccagtgagcactcagggctgatttccttcagagtggataggtttgatcttcttgcagtccatgggactctcaagagtctcctccagcaccataattcaaaagcctcaattCTTCTACAGCATATTTATACAAATCTTTTAAACTTGAGTGCGTCATTTTATTTTTGACAcagtctcttttttttaattgatttttaatttcaGGTAACAAAACATATGCATCCAAGGAAAACAGAGCTTGGTAGTTGTACAGAAAAGAAAGATAAATAGTGGCTGATGGTTGTGGTTTTACACATTCCAAGAAAGGCAATCAAATTGAAGTGTCTTCCCATAAATGGGCTCTTTTACTGAATGTAAAATTAAGATGATTTGCAGATTATAAATTACATTTCATTTTTCAGGTACAAAGATGTGTCCTATGTTGTCTACACTGGTGATGCTGGCGTCACAGCTGAAAATATCCTTGAAGGTGCTTACAGACGATTCAACATCAGATTAAATCAACCTGTGAAGTTTGTGTTTTTGAGTAGGCGCTATCTAGTAGAAGCTTCCCTTTACCCACATTTTACACTGCTGGGTCAGAGCTTAGGATCTGTATTTCTTGGCTGGGAAGCTCTTATGAACTGTGTTCCCGATGTCTACATTGACTCCATGGGTTATGCTTTCACacttcctctttttaaatatttaggAGGTTGTCGGATAGGCTGTTATGTCCATTATCCTACAATCAgcactgacatgctttctgtGGTTAGGAATCAGAATGCTCGATTTAATAATGCAGCAATCATCACAAGAAATCCCCTATTGAGTAAATTGAAACTCgcatattattatatttttgcttCTATATATGGCTTAGTTGGTTCTTGCAGTGACATAGTCATGGTTAATTCTTCATGGACTTTCAATCACATCCTTTCCCTTTGGAGGTGCAGTGACCGCACCAGTGTTGTGTATCCACCTTGTGACGTTCAGACATTCTTGGATATTCCTCTATGTGAGGAAAAGAGTACTGTAGAGCAAACTATTGTTTCTGTAAGCCAGTTTAGGCCAGAAAAAGACCATCGTCTGCAGATCAGAGCCTTTGCTAAATTGCTGGAAAAGACTGCAGGGCAGGAGCTGCTGCCCAAACTCATTCTGATTGGTGGCTGTCGTAACCAAGAAGATGAGCAGCGTGTAAATGGACTTAAAAAGCTCTGCCAAGAGTTGGGCATTGAAGAAAGGGTAGAATTCAAAGTTAACATTCCATTTGAAGAGCTAAAGCAACATCTGGCAGATGCGACCATTGGACTTCACACCATGTGGAATGAACACTTTGGGATTGGTAAGTTTTTGGCACGTGGTCCCTTGCGGAGCTATATATAGTCAGCCGAATCATTTCTTTAGCTCCTGGTGTTGAAACACGTGGCTCATTACAAGTTTATAACGTGCTTTATTGCTGTTTTCATCTACTCTTCCATCAAAATGATACTATGTTCAGCTACTTCCATATTGTGCATTCTTGGGAAGGGATGCAATCCAGTATTATCTTTTCCTTATTGCACATCACACCCTAAAAAATATCCCAACATAATGCCTG
Above is a window of Lacerta agilis isolate rLacAgi1 chromosome 3, rLacAgi1.pri, whole genome shotgun sequence DNA encoding:
- the ALG11 gene encoding GDP-Man:Man(3)GlcNAc(2)-PP-Dol alpha-1,2-mannosyltransferase; the protein is MAPYPVGPLLRLLYSLAFPAMLLSGFLCVCLLLLLFGLRLWLQQRKKQQIPSGRDGKRPLVVAFFHPYCNAGGGGERVLWCAIKALQKKYKDVSYVVYTGDAGVTAENILEGAYRRFNIRLNQPVKFVFLSRRYLVEASLYPHFTLLGQSLGSVFLGWEALMNCVPDVYIDSMGYAFTLPLFKYLGGCRIGCYVHYPTISTDMLSVVRNQNARFNNAAIITRNPLLSKLKLAYYYIFASIYGLVGSCSDIVMVNSSWTFNHILSLWRCSDRTSVVYPPCDVQTFLDIPLCEEKSTVEQTIVSVSQFRPEKDHRLQIRAFAKLLEKTAGQELLPKLILIGGCRNQEDEQRVNGLKKLCQELGIEERVEFKVNIPFEELKQHLADATIGLHTMWNEHFGIGIVECMAAGTIILAHNSGGPKLDIVVPYEGNITGFLAENEDDYADTMAYIFSLPPTKRLEIRQTARQSVKRFAEQEFEETFLLSVEQLFK